A region from the Chrysoperla carnea chromosome 4, inChrCarn1.1, whole genome shotgun sequence genome encodes:
- the LOC123297945 gene encoding DNA polymerase delta subunit 3-like — MDMSVDEQLKDANFELYLTNLQGFVHDDEKIVTYKWLSNELSIDINLSKELLTQFVADQKSSKSDPISVSYLIYGGIEDGFKSLLVRDTDLPEARKQFKNVISEQIFSVQKQTNLRDLNILYTVDKSLGKDCIGKIGFDRDIARKETKKVYAEIKKDVSSGDSKSNIVEKKSGISNMFQNQTKKNIQKEITEIEVKNSKDIPSNKSSPVKKSPETKTKQTKQPVSKGGIANFFNKQPKSSEKSPVQSTKENKTNIKSPPPKQEVKPIATKKEETPPKHNYRDILDSDTDDDLGFEVKTEKVIEEKKETNKEDKNKKAEKPQTKRRRNAKDKDGNKAKRRKRIVQQGGDSESSEDDIFAKERSESPVASNKKAQISDDEDMDVVPPTPVSQHTDSKKKRVGRQVDKTYLDDEGFFVTKKEFIVETESDSDNENMENNKKENVDKNSVNNKKTTEEKTENKNKSEAKVKNEV, encoded by the exons atggATATGTCTGTTGACGAACAATTAAAAGATGCAAACTTcgaattatatttaacaaatttgcaAGGTTTCGTACACGAcgatgaaaaaatt gttaCATACAAATGGTTGAGTAACGAATTAAgtattgatattaatttatcGAAAGAATTATTAACTCAATTCGTAGCAGATCAGAAAAGTAGTAAGAGTGATCCAATTTCTGTGTCATATTTAATTTACGGAGGCATCGAAGATGGATTTAAGTCTCTCTTGGTTCGAGACACAGACTTACCAGAAGCAcgcaaacaatttaaaaatgttattagtgAACAAATATTTAGTGTACAAAAACAAACCAATCTTagagatttaaatattttgtatacagtCGATAAAAGCCTAGGAAAAGATtg taTAGGAAAAATTGGGTTTGATCGTGATATTGCAAGAAAAGAGACGAAAAAAGTATATGCTGAAATTAAGAAAGATGTTTCAAGCGGTGATTCGAAATCGAATATTGTCGAGAAAAAATCTGGAATATCAAATATGTTTCAaaatcaaacgaaaaaaaatatccaaaaa GAAATCACGGAAAtagaagttaaaaattcgaaagATATTCCATCAAATAAGTCATCGCCGGTAAAAAAATCACCA GaaacaaaaacgaaacaaacaaaacaacccGTTTCAAAAGGTGGTATTGCaaactttttcaataaacaaCCAAAATCATCAGAAAAATCGCCTGTTCAAAGcactaaagaaaataaaactaatatcaAATCACCACCACCAAAACAAGAAGTCAAACCTATTgcaacaaaaaaagaagaaactcCTCCCAAGCATAATTATCGGGACATATTAGACTCAGACACTGATGATGATCTTGGTTTTGAAGTAAAAACGGAGAAAGTTATTGAAgagaaaaaagaaacaaataaagaagataaaaataaaaaagctgaGAAACCACAAACGAAAAGAAGGCGTAATGCAAAAGATAAAGATGGAAATAAAGCTAAACGACGTAAACGGATTGTTCAACAAGGCGGTGATTCTGAATCTAGTGAag ATGACATTTTTGCAAAAGAACGATCAGAAAGTCCTGTTGCTTCAaataaaaaggcacaaatttCTGACGATGAAGATATGGATGTAGTCCCACCAACTCCCGTTTCACAACATACAGATTCGAAGAAAAAAAGAGTTGGGAGACAAGTagataaaacttatttagaTGATGAAGGATTTTTcg taactaaaaaagaatttatagtGGAAACTGAATCGGATTCAGATAatgaaaatatggaaaataataaaaaagagaaTGTTGATAAAAATTCAGTTAACAACAAGAAAACTACAgaggaaaaaactgaaaataaaaataaatctgaaGCAAAAGTGAAAAATGAG GTGTAA
- the LOC123298388 gene encoding protein IMPACT-A-like, with translation MDDLSTQSEEIEALCSIYGSDWLCDDEAARSFHITIKEGAFEVTMYITLPCDYPSQSPPNLELSAPALSRLQKQTLALALNDVYLESIGESVLYQWIEKVRELLFEITSVKECDDTELDTKPEPVNENVLEPSVNDISLDICHGNLIQDRKSVFQGHATKVFSTSDVKLMLDSLKSNKKIAQATHNILAYRIKDKKTDCILQDFDDDGETHAGKRLLHLLNILDIYDIAIVVTRWYGGIHLGPDRFRHINNAARQVLEEAGFIKKK, from the exons ATGGATGATTTATCAACTCAG agTGAAGAAATCGAAGCCCTTTGCTCAATTTATGGATCCGATTGGTTGTGTGATGATGAGGCTGCGAGAAGTTTTCATATAACAATAAAAGAAGGTGCCTTTGAAGTTACAATGTACATAACTCTACCGTGTGATTATCCTAGTCAATCACCACCAAATTTAGAATTATCTGCACCAGCATTATCACGattacaaaaacaaactttaGCTTTAGCTTTAAATGATGTTTATTTAGAATCGATTGGTGAATCCGTGTTATATCAATGGATTGAAAAAGTTCgcgaattattatttgaaataacttCTGTTAAAGAATGTGACGATACAGAATTAGATACAAAACCCGAACCAGTTAATGAAAATGTGTTAGAACCATCCGTAAATGATATTAGTTTAGATATATGCCATGGAAATCTTATACAAGATCGTAAAAGTGTATTTCAAGGTCATGcaacaaaagtattttctacaaGTGATGTAAAACTAATGTTAGATTCGTTGAAATCCAATAAGAAAATCGCTCAGGCTACACATAATATATTAGCATATAgaattaaagacaaaaaaactGATTGTATTCTGCAA GATTTTGATGACGATGGAGAAACACATGCTGGAAAACGTTTGttgcatttattaaatattttagatatttatgaTATTGCTATTGTTGTGACTAGATg GTATGGTGGCATACATTTGGGACCAGATAGATTTCGACATATCAATAATGCAGCGCGTCAGGTTTTAGAAGAAGCAGGATTTATAAAGAAGAAATAG
- the LOC123297818 gene encoding syntaxin-7, producing the protein MSRGGFASSGLGGPSRNYGSVTNNDPEVGFSPTELYNLSENITTNVYTINNSWRTLERALKCIGTVKDNQGLRDKVHVTQLSANQIVAVTSKDLKRLTVVVRRGDKQQKLQVEKLTEDFKEAVARYSDVQKQVADRMKANLLLVNIDDASTQDNQEENEDRARALQQKQMENKELKFEQEMLVEREQRVKQIEDDVLDVQQIMRELGALIYQQGETIDTIENGIEHATDNVELGASELLKAAEYQRKSRRRMCMLLSIAMIIFTILLWILISSFRSGS; encoded by the exons atgtcgaGAGGTGGTTTTGCTAGTTCTGGTTTGGGGGGTCCATCACGTAATTATGGCTCGGTCACAAATAATGATCCTGAGGTGGGTTTTAGTCCTACCGAATTGTATAATTTAAGTGAGAATATTACAACAAATGtctatacaataaataatagttgGCGGACTTTAGAAAGAGCATTAAAGTGTATTGGAACTGTTAAGGATAATCAAGGATTAAGGGATAAAGt ACACGTAACACAATTAAGTGCCAATCAAATAGTAGCTGTAACCAGTAAAGATTTAAAACGCTTAACAGTCGTCGTACGACGTGGtgataaacaacaaaaattacaagTAGAAAAATTAACAGAAGATTTTAAAGAGGCAGTTGCACGTTATTCCGATGTACAAAAACAGGTTGCTGATCGTATGAAAGCAAATTTATTGCTAGTGAATATCGATGATGCATCAACACAAGACAACCAAGAAGAGAATGAAGATCGAGCAAGAGCATTGCAACAGaaacaaatggaaaataaaGAGTTGAAATTTGAACAAGAAATGTTAGTGGAACGGGAACAACGAGTCAAACAAATTGAAGATGATGTCTTAGATGTACAACAAATTATGCGCGAATTAGGAGCATTAATTTATCAACAGGGTGAAACTATAG atacaattgaaaatggtatTGAGCACGCAACAGATAATGTTGAATTAGGTGCCAGTGAATTATTAAAAGCTGCTGAATATCAAAGGAAATCACGTCGACGTATGTGTATGCTATTATCAATAGCAATgattattttcacaatattattgTGGATATTAATTTCATCATTTCGAAGtggtagttaa
- the LOC123297267 gene encoding ankyrin repeat and BTB/POZ domain-containing protein 2 — protein sequence MSQPCGGTPPPAGVPLGCPWAGVAPLSPLCITDAGHEIVRPKPRRPSGTLRNEISPHTSTECNNPCNSNSSPSYTKQLSSYHHNLQQNTSSTVSTPPSGRVHTPANLTQIQSPLLCTPETINIDLSPTSSSTAHNHSLNDKQNITQTSSTTNDANVVTNNDVGGATDIPDGLVSLNQRSGGASDSTSVVGLQKQTRSNIVMEPERDLTPSKMSSVAHTSAIATLNRIPSSIPERTPASNGPRPHHHLSVQELRLQHRVRECNSSSDDNRSSGHASMSDTGHSSPRGASQRSNRTGRTGAQAHGQRARHRATPAKFHAGGAPWAGAGGGCGLDDIRRAIQQLSLRSHTSTSSTHSSAGSDGSERPHAGNAVHRLVRHSSLETINTNVTSADEFVWVDSHNRLVELQHLPWTQQCVQRVLRSGRCREHLHRISSEAIPRLSYLLQRALIRVGREIQRLSSATGLCSKHEVASAFKIVLCPPLADSCIKACLRAATMFAVSGDCVLRQSKSSRAGLQLPVGRFHRWMADVRLGKFIHEYAAVYLCAGMENLLEEILMQCLPSDLEVNLTATILEHGIANNGDLWGLLQPYAHLNAGRIATGVLAMPRWASASSLGSGSGRDSGRGSGPSEPSLLTTCVGSLVELQELVARLRPRIPLSRAAIQTLFYFMRCSQLEHAEQGTPGTIQELCYERAYVVLPPLVEWLRVAAAFGEHRQANSLDRDDVLQAARLLLPGVDCPPRPILYPEELGSTTELAFRFLLGGNIQQALTLLPATTRLDTVNSNGYTGLMLAAIQDDVQIVTQLLDAGANPDIETPGPSENQHWTALTYTASLGHCRTARLLLERGACVEGGARLSEERCTLTPLQVASGSGCLEMVSLLLSHGAHAFLSTLQRDSMCYSGSAQRGCYTAISVAAAHGKRAILRRLVAQPPSPPRGDVLSLEEMLAEGSSNTERTAEPSKPQLRALQEAMCHGTEADHLDVALELRALGVSWTLHCWMHALSVALQQRLDCVIDQLLQDFLQVCPDDYSSQFVQECLPLLFNIFRYSKKEGTILLLADIFCTCFGWEAIKPIHDPAPCPVSGSRIDPKFVNNPELSDVTFRVEGRVFYGHKIVLVTASPRLRAMLSSKLCEGSPPVVQINDIRYHIFQIVMQFLYQGGCQALEPAPGDILELMAAANFFQLDGLLRYCEARCAAMLDLDNVVSMYIHAKVYNAQQLLEYCQGFLLQNMVALLTYDDSVKRLLFSKKLPNHDVLAGLLTTLQTRIKARSSAKPASTTHLR from the exons accTTCTGGTACCTTACGAAATGAAATATCACCGCACACATCAACCGAATGTAACAATCCATGTAACTCAAATAGTTCACCAAGTTACACAAAACAATTATCGAGCTACCATcataatttacaacaaaataccTCCTCAACAGTGAGCACACCACCATCCGGGCGGGTTCATACACCCGCCAATCTAACACAAATCCAATCACCACTATTATGTACACCTGAAACAATCAACATTGATCTAAGTCCAACATCTTCGTCGACAGCCCATAATCATAGTCTAAAtgacaaacaaaatattacgcAAACTTCTTCAACGACAAACGATGCAAATGTTGTTACCAACAATGATGTGGGTGGTGCAACAGATATACCTGACGGTCTGGTTTCATTGAATCAACGATCTGGTGGTGCAAGTGATTCCACATCAGTCGTTGGCTTACAGAAACAAACAAGAAGCAATATTGTTATGGAACCAGAACGAGATTTAACACCGAGTAAAATGTCCTCAGTTGCACATACAAGTGCAATAGCAACGTTGAATCGTATACCATCATCGATACCAGAACGAACACCTGCTTCGAATGGGCCTAGACCGCATCATCATTTAAGTGTGCAAGAATTAAGATTACag caCCGCGTTCGTGAATGTAACAGTTCATCAGATGACAATCGATCTTCTGGCCATGCAAGCATGTCTGACACAGGTCACAGTTCACCACGTGGTGCGTCACAGCGATCAAATCGTACAGGGAGAACTGGAGCTCAAGCTCACGGACAAAGAGCACGACATCGGGCAACTCCTGCCAAG TTTCATGCAGGAGGTGCTCCTTGGGCCGGAGCTGGAGGTGGATGTGGTTTAGATGATATACGACGAGCAATTCAGCAATTAAGTCTACGTTCACATACAAGCACTAGTAGCACCCATTCTAGTGCTGGTAGTGATGGTTCAGAGCGTCCACATGCTGGAAATGCTGTACATCGTCTAGTAAGACATTCATCGTTGGAAACAATTAATACAAACGTAACGTCTGCTGATGAGTTTGTCTGGGTTGATTCTCATAATCGACTTGTTGAGTTACAACATTTACCATGGACTCAACAATGTGTGCAAAGAGTTTTAAGATCAGGTCGATGTCGTGAACATTTACATCGTATTAGTTCGGAAGCAATACCACGACTTAGTTATTTATTACAACGTGCTTTAATACGTGTAGGTCGAGAAATTCAACGATTATCATCTGCCacag GACTTTGTTCAAAACACGAAGTGGCTTCAgctttcaaaattgttttatgtcCACCATTAGCTGATTCCTGCATTAAGGCATGTTTACGAGCAGCAACAATGTTTGCAGTATCAGGTGATTGTGTGCTTCGACAAAGTAAATCTTCCCGTGCTGGCTTGCAATTGCCAGTTGGTAGATTTCACAGATGGATGGCAGATGTCCGTTTAGGAAAATTTATTCATGAATATGCAGCTGTATATTTATGTGCTGGCATGGAAAACCTTTTAGAAGAAATATTAATGCAATGTTTACCAAGTGACTTAGAGGTTAATCTAACAGCTACAATTCTAGAACATGGAATTGCGAATAATGGTGATTTGTGGGGATTACTTCAACCATATGCTCATTTGAATGCTGGACGAATTGCTACTGGTGTGCTAGCAATGCCAAGATGGGCATCTGCTTCAAGTCTCGGATCTGGTTCAGGTAGGGATTCTGGACGTGGTTCAGGTCCTTCTGAGCCATCTTTACTGACAACTTGCGTTGGAAGTTTAGTTGAACTACAAGAATTAGTTGCAAGACTTCGGCCAAGAATCCCATTAAGTCGAGCTGcaattcaaacattattttattttatgagatGTTCTCAATTGGAACATGCCGAACAAGGTACACCAGGAACTATTCAAGAACTTTGTTATGAGAGAGCTTATGTTGTATTACCGCCATTAGTTGAATGGTTACGTGTAGCAGCAGCTTTTGGAGAACATCGTCAAGCTAATTCGTTAGATCGTGACGATGTATTACAGGCAGCGCGATTATTGTTACCTGGTGTTGATTGCCCACCTCGTCCTATTCTTTACCCCGAAGAATTAGGATCGACGACTGAATTAGCTTTTAGATTTTTACTAGGGGGGAATATTCAACAAGCATTAACATTACTCCCAGCAACGACTAGGCTGGATACTGTAAATAGTAACGGATATACTGGTCTTATGCTAGCTGCAATTCAAGATGATGTACAAATTGTTACTCAACTTCTTGATGCTGGAGCAAATCCCGATATTGAAACACCCGGTCCTTCAGAGAATCAACATTGGACAGCATTAACATATACAGCATCACTTGGACATTGCAGAACTGCAAGATTACTTTTAGAACGTGGTGCTTGTGTTGAAGGTGGTGCTCGATTGAGTGAGGAACGTTGTACTTTAACCCCACTTCAAGTAGCTAGTGGAAGTGGCTGCTTAGAAATGGTTTCTTTACTTTTATCACATGGTGCACATGCATTTCTATCAACTTTACAACGCGATTCAATGTGTTATTCAGGATCTGCACAACGCGGTTGTTACACAGCAATATCCGTAGCAGCTGCGCATGGTAAGCGAGCAATTCTACGGCGCTTAGTAGCGCAACCACCATCTCCACCACGTGGTGATGTACTCTCATTAGAAGAAATGTTAGCTGAAGGTTCGTCAAATACAGAACGTACAGCCGAACCAAGTAAACCACAGTTAAGGGCTTTACAAGAAGCTATGTGCCATGGAACGGAAGCAGATCATTTAGATGTGGCTTTAGAATTAAGAGCACTTGGTGTATCATGGACATTACATTGTTGGATGCATGCATTAAGTGTCGCTTTGCAACAACGTTTAGATTGTGTTATTGATCAATTATTACAAGATTTTCTACAAGTGTGTCCGGATGATTACAGTTCCCAATTTGTTCAAGAGTGTTTACCATtattgtttaacatttttagGTATAGCAAA AAAGAGGGTACAATATTGCTTCTCGCTGATATATTTTGTACATGTTTTGGTTGGGAAGCAATTAAACCCATACACGATCCTGCACCATGTCCAGTATCGGGTTCACGAATTGatccaaaatttgtaaataatccTGAACTAAGTGATGTTACCTTCCGTGTTGAAGGACGTGTATTTTATGGTCACAAAATTGTCTTGGTTACTGCATCACCACGATTACGTGCAATGCTTAGTTCAAAACTATGTGAAGGTAGCCCACCAGTCGTTCAAATAAATGATATACGATATCATATCTTCCAG attgtaatgcaatttttatatcaagGTGGTTGTCAAGCTTTAGAGCCAGCACCAGGAGATATTTTAGAATTAATGGCGGCTGCAAATTTCTTCCAATTGGATGGATTACTTCGATATTGTGAGGCCCGATGTGCGGCTATGCTTGACTTGGATAATGTTGTTTCAATGTATATACATGCTAAA GTTTATAATGCTCAACAATTATTAGAATACTGCCAaggatttttattacaaaatatggtCGCTTTATTAACGTACGACGATTCTGTAAAACGTTtactattttccaaaaaattacccaaTCATGATGTTCTTGCCGGCTTGCTTACAACATTACAAACACGAATCAAGGCTCGTTCTTCTGCTAAACCTGCTTCAACTACACatttaagataa